One Methanobrevibacter sp. genomic window carries:
- a CDS encoding flavodoxin: MKSLVVYYSRSNITKKLAENIADKINADIEEIIPKVNYQGKIGYARGGKDAMREKIIDLENLKYDPKNYDVVYIGGPVWAGKAANPVISYLKQNEGNFKNIKFFLTAGSSGFENSFKQMENYSIKPSKTLQLTTKEVKKEDYNLDSFLE, translated from the coding sequence ATGAAATCTTTAGTAGTTTATTATTCAAGAAGCAATATTACAAAAAAACTGGCTGAAAATATCGCAGATAAAATAAATGCGGACATTGAAGAAATCATACCAAAAGTTAACTATCAGGGAAAAATCGGCTACGCTCGTGGCGGCAAGGATGCCATGAGAGAGAAAATCATAGACTTGGAAAACTTGAAATACGACCCGAAAAACTATGATGTGGTTTACATTGGAGGTCCGGTTTGGGCTGGAAAAGCTGCTAATCCAGTGATTTCATATTTAAAGCAAAACGAAGGAAACTTCAAAAACATAAAATTCTTTTTGACTGCCGGAAGCAGTGGATTTGAAAACAGTTTCAAGCAGATGGAAAACTATTCAATAAAACCATCTAAAACATTGCAATTAACCACAAAAGAAGTCAAAAAAGAAGATTATAATCTAGATTCTTTTTTAGAGTAA
- a CDS encoding MarR family winged helix-turn-helix transcriptional regulator, with protein sequence MSLEEFKVIDASALPIGKLITMIARGHTIYLNHHLEDFGINASQLHLLFEISHQKNINQEKIATRCNINKGAVARSIKKLEEKELVIREIDDENRRQNKVSLTSKGEEILKESINLLNIWEDEVFSEEIIEKKLLQQVLKEIAIKTIELNREGSKNG encoded by the coding sequence ATGTCACTTGAAGAGTTTAAGGTAATTGATGCTTCAGCTCTTCCCATTGGTAAATTAATTACTATGATTGCAAGGGGCCATACCATATATCTGAATCATCATCTGGAAGATTTTGGAATAAATGCCTCCCAACTGCACTTGCTTTTTGAAATATCCCATCAAAAAAACATCAACCAGGAAAAAATTGCTACAAGATGCAACATCAACAAAGGTGCAGTTGCAAGATCAATTAAAAAATTGGAAGAAAAAGAACTTGTCATACGGGAAATTGATGATGAAAACCGAAGACAGAACAAGGTTTCATTAACATCAAAAGGCGAGGAAATCCTAAAGGAAAGTATAAATTTGCTTAATATCTGGGAAGACGAAGTTTTCAGTGAAGAGATAATAGAAAAAAAATTGTTACAACAAGTATTAAAGGAAATAGCTATTAAAACGATAGAGTTAAATCGAGAGGGGAGTAAAAATGGCTAA
- a CDS encoding MATE family efflux transporter has translation MANNKNKNIEMITGDPKKAIVKLAIPMMVSMLLIMLYNIADSIWVAGLGADALAAVGFITPLFMVLVGLGNGIGAGANSLIARYIGAENYKQANNAGLHGIVLSIIVSVIFTILIEAFMVPILQFMGAGETIQYAMDYSYIIFGFLLVFVYSGVASAIFRSEGDMRRATIAIAVTAIMNIILDPIFIYILNLGIAGAAWATVLSAILSCVVMSYWIWGKKDLYLDLSPKNFNYQSSMMLDTLQVAIPSTLETIVFSALAIIINSMLVMASGTTAVAVYTASMRIVQLAMIPLIGLGTAVLTVSGVAYGAHNHVNLKTAHSYSIKLGFAISILLGAVMFIFSSPIATMFSYTEASAALSPQIATAISVLSLFVLAIPHGMMSSMMFQGVGKGTYSLLITLLRSLILESVFAYIFCFIFGWGLPGIYGGVVFGCFVGGTVGYIWAKFFIRKFTQISIKKYTPQEN, from the coding sequence ATGGCTAATAATAAGAATAAAAATATTGAAATGATTACCGGAGATCCTAAAAAGGCAATAGTCAAACTGGCTATTCCAATGATGGTTTCCATGTTATTAATTATGTTATACAATATTGCGGACAGTATCTGGGTAGCTGGACTGGGTGCCGATGCTCTGGCCGCTGTCGGATTCATCACACCGTTATTTATGGTTTTGGTCGGATTGGGAAATGGTATTGGAGCAGGTGCAAACTCATTAATTGCAAGATACATCGGAGCAGAAAATTACAAACAGGCAAACAATGCAGGTTTGCATGGAATTGTACTGTCAATCATAGTTTCAGTTATTTTCACTATTTTAATTGAAGCGTTTATGGTTCCTATTCTTCAGTTTATGGGTGCCGGTGAAACAATACAGTATGCAATGGACTACAGTTATATAATCTTTGGATTTTTACTGGTGTTTGTATACTCTGGTGTTGCATCAGCAATATTTAGATCAGAAGGGGATATGAGAAGAGCAACAATAGCAATTGCAGTAACAGCTATAATGAATATTATTTTGGACCCGATTTTCATTTACATTTTAAACCTGGGAATTGCTGGTGCAGCATGGGCAACAGTTTTATCAGCAATATTGTCCTGTGTTGTTATGAGTTACTGGATATGGGGTAAAAAAGACTTATACTTGGATTTATCTCCTAAAAACTTTAATTATCAGTCAAGTATGATGCTGGATACTTTACAGGTTGCAATTCCATCCACATTAGAAACAATAGTCTTTTCAGCATTGGCAATCATTATCAATTCAATGCTTGTAATGGCTTCAGGAACAACCGCAGTAGCAGTGTATACCGCTTCAATGAGAATTGTACAATTGGCAATGATTCCATTAATAGGTCTTGGAACAGCTGTATTGACCGTTTCAGGTGTAGCATATGGAGCCCATAATCATGTAAACTTAAAGACTGCCCATTCCTATTCAATCAAGTTGGGCTTTGCAATATCAATTTTATTAGGTGCAGTAATGTTTATTTTCTCATCTCCAATTGCTACAATGTTTTCATATACTGAAGCAAGCGCTGCATTATCTCCACAGATTGCAACTGCAATATCCGTTCTAAGCCTGTTTGTATTGGCTATTCCGCATGGTATGATGTCCTCAATGATGTTTCAGGGAGTTGGAAAAGGAACATATTCCCTGCTTATTACACTTCTAAGATCACTGATTCTTGAAAGTGTATTTGCATACATTTTCTGCTTTATCTTCGGATGGGGATTACCTGGAATTTATGGTGGAGTGGTATTCGGCTGTTTTGTTGGAGGAACCGTCGGATACATCTGGGCTAAATTCTTCATAAGAAAATTCACCCAAATATCCATTAAAAAATATACACCACAGGAAAACTAG